One Tolypothrix bouteillei VB521301 DNA window includes the following coding sequences:
- a CDS encoding effector-associated domain EAD1-containing protein: MGLSERQRKELQSALVDAFPTKSSLEQMLWYELDKNLEAIAGEGSLQEIIFKTVQTAEAEGWIEDLIRAARITNPRNQKLQVIKLSLGSALSSRNRIQQPLLKQVLTEVESRLNQSLHNRIYIVQDTEQNPSQIELPWSSEIKVGSKPKVHLTNTEITAIYDQPEIDGRLLILGQPGVGKTTMLLKLAEELVNRAKSDPLHPIPVLFSLSSWKNDSQSIKDWLIEQLKDKYGVRKEIGKQLVNNQEILLLLDGLDELVAERQEKCVNKINEFLHPANWTNPVVVCSRIEEYQRYKALLQLNNSLELGSFTLQQVYQYLQSPDNFQLCHNISQDENFQKIAQLPLLLNIIVLSAQEISIQAWQQLKTSEERFQYLFDTYISTMLKRPYKDKQPLHSNTERWLSWLSRRLIEESATEFFIEKIQPDLLNNKFPKIVYNVILWGVIGAVIGGLIYGLIFAPIGGVTIGLTDGLMYGLIFGQIYGLIYGLINGLIYGLIYGLIGDLIENKIKSIQLTNYLINFRVTLKWLIIGLIYGLILGLIGGLTKGLIIGLILGVMNGLISGLIFGLIFGSIFGSIGGEIQPVEKLKFSLKKSLNGLILGLILGLILGLILGLILVDLIFGAIVGLVLGVIFGLILGLLFCIDSTEVENKITPNQGIRQSIINTIILSTIIGLFAILLRFAYKIYTQQNINLIQDFIFSLMPALFLGLLIAIPRSGTPAIKHFVLRVILWYNGYAPWNYAKFLDYCTNRLFLQRVGGGYRFMHDLLRQHFANSHAQIQKRS, from the coding sequence ATGGGCTTATCTGAACGACAACGCAAGGAACTACAATCCGCTCTAGTTGATGCTTTCCCTACAAAATCATCATTAGAGCAAATGCTGTGGTATGAATTAGATAAGAACCTGGAAGCGATTGCCGGGGAAGGTAGTTTACAAGAAATTATCTTTAAAACAGTACAAACAGCAGAAGCAGAAGGATGGATTGAAGATTTAATCCGTGCAGCGCGTATAACAAACCCTCGAAATCAAAAATTACAAGTTATTAAGCTATCATTAGGAAGTGCATTATCTTCTAGAAACCGCATACAACAACCCCTGTTAAAGCAAGTCCTTACTGAAGTTGAGTCACGATTAAATCAGTCATTACATAATCGGATTTATATCGTCCAAGATACAGAGCAAAACCCGTCTCAGATTGAATTACCTTGGTCAAGTGAAATAAAGGTAGGCTCAAAACCAAAAGTTCATTTAACTAATACGGAAATAACTGCAATTTATGATCAGCCGGAGATTGATGGAAGATTATTAATTTTAGGTCAGCCTGGTGTGGGCAAAACTACGATGCTCTTAAAACTTGCTGAAGAACTAGTTAATCGGGCTAAAAGTGACCCCCTACATCCGATACCAGTGCTGTTTTCTTTATCTTCTTGGAAGAATGACAGTCAAAGTATCAAAGATTGGTTAATTGAGCAGCTAAAAGATAAATATGGTGTAAGAAAAGAGATTGGTAAACAGTTAGTAAATAACCAAGAAATTCTCCTCTTGCTAGATGGGCTAGATGAACTAGTAGCAGAGCGTCAAGAAAAATGTGTCAACAAAATTAATGAGTTTTTACATCCCGCTAATTGGACTAATCCTGTAGTTGTTTGTAGTCGGATAGAAGAGTATCAACGATATAAAGCCTTGCTTCAACTAAATAACTCATTAGAATTAGGTTCTTTCACTTTACAACAGGTTTATCAATATTTACAAAGTCCAGATAATTTTCAATTGTGTCATAATATTAGTCAGGATGAAAATTTTCAAAAAATAGCACAACTACCACTTTTGTTAAATATTATTGTACTATCTGCTCAGGAAATCTCAATACAAGCATGGCAGCAGTTGAAAACTTCTGAAGAGCGGTTTCAGTATTTATTTGATACTTATATTAGTACAATGCTTAAACGTCCTTATAAGGATAAACAACCATTACACTCAAATACCGAACGTTGGTTAAGTTGGTTATCACGTCGATTAATTGAAGAAAGTGCAACGGAGTTTTTTATTGAAAAAATCCAGCCTGATTTGTTAAACAATAAATTTCCAAAAATTGTTTATAACGTAATACTATGGGGAGTTATAGGTGCGGTGATAGGAGGGCTGATTTATGGGCTGATTTTTGCGCCGATAGGAGGGGTGACTATTGGGCTGACAGATGGGCTGATGTATGGGTTGATTTTTGGACAGATTTATGGATTAATTTATGGGCTGATTAATGGACTGATTTATGGGCTAATTTATGGGCTGATTGGAGATCTAATAGAAAATAAAATAAAAAGTATTCAATTAACTAATTATCTAATAAATTTTAGGGTAACTCTAAAGTGGCTGATTATTGGGCTGATTTATGGGCTAATTCTTGGGCTAATAGGAGGGCTGACAAAAGGGCTGATTATTGGGCTGATTCTTGGGGTGATGAATGGGCTGATTTCCGGGCTGATTTTTGGGTTGATTTTTGGGTCGATTTTTGGGTCGATCGGGGGTGAAATTCAACCTGTTGAAAAACTCAAATTTTCTCTTAAGAAGTCTTTAAATGGGTTGATTCTTGGGCTGATTCTTGGGCTGATTCTTGGGCTGATTCTTGGGCTGATTCTTGTCGATCTGATTTTTGGGGCGATCGTGGGGCTGGTTCTTGGGGTGATTTTTGGGCTGATTCTTGGGCTGCTTTTTTGTATTGATAGCACAGAAGTAGAAAACAAAATTACTCCCAATCAAGGAATTCGTCAATCAATTATTAATACTATAATTCTATCAACAATAATTGGTTTATTTGCTATCTTACTAAGATTTGCATATAAAATATATACACAGCAGAATATTAATCTAATTCAAGATTTCATTTTTAGCCTAATGCCTGCATTATTTCTTGGACTGCTGATTGCAATACCTAGAAGTGGAACTCCAGCCATTAAACATTTCGTGTTGCGCGTAATTCTTTGGTATAACGGTTACGCACCTTGGAACTATGCCAAATTTCTTGACTACTGCACCAATCGTTTATTTTTGCAAAGAGTAGGCGGTGGATATCGTTTTATGCATGACTTGTTACGCCAGCACTTTGCCAATTCACATGCTCAAATTCAAAAACGGTCTTAA
- a CDS encoding TIGR01459 family HAD-type hydrolase: protein MVEFLSLESVVSNRRLILVDAFGVFWGGEDVGLLPGAKATFQKIKEQNTTIVIVSNSTRLAEREVSKYSQVGLHLGEHYDLFVSSGQITRDAIVSCRLPFSTPRYKYWLYGDRHPQYGSPSQELFENTLFSVTSSIEDADFIYCGIPHNQGCDCESVDPFREEVEALVKTGLVMLIANPDKTALAGCPSRPVVRPGSIGALYQEAGGKVCYFGKPYPSIFEYIQKWAVKHLGLEAWKGAIIIGDNCETDICGGNQAGIDTALIADTGVANEPILTLGIERFLASLPMENRPKFLVSSFSAGVY from the coding sequence ATGGTTGAATTTTTATCCCTAGAGTCTGTCGTCTCGAACAGACGACTGATATTGGTAGACGCCTTTGGTGTATTCTGGGGAGGAGAAGACGTTGGCTTGTTACCTGGTGCCAAAGCAACTTTCCAAAAAATCAAGGAGCAGAACACAACGATCGTAATTGTGTCTAATTCAACACGTTTGGCTGAGCGTGAAGTATCAAAATATTCTCAAGTAGGTCTTCATCTAGGGGAGCATTACGACCTATTTGTTTCTTCCGGACAAATCACACGAGATGCGATTGTGTCATGTCGTCTACCTTTTTCAACGCCAAGATATAAGTATTGGCTGTATGGCGATCGCCATCCTCAATATGGATCGCCGTCGCAAGAGTTATTTGAGAACACTTTGTTTTCTGTTACTTCTTCGATAGAAGACGCTGACTTCATATATTGTGGCATTCCTCACAATCAGGGTTGCGATTGTGAGTCTGTAGATCCCTTCCGGGAAGAGGTTGAAGCATTGGTCAAAACTGGTCTGGTCATGCTCATAGCTAATCCCGATAAAACCGCTTTGGCGGGTTGTCCATCTCGACCTGTAGTCAGACCAGGGTCTATTGGTGCTCTTTATCAAGAAGCTGGGGGAAAGGTTTGTTATTTTGGGAAACCTTATCCTTCGATCTTTGAATACATTCAGAAGTGGGCAGTTAAACATCTAGGGTTGGAAGCATGGAAAGGTGCCATAATTATTGGGGACAATTGTGAGACAGATATTTGTGGTGGGAATCAAGCTGGTATAGACACTGCACTAATCGCAGATACTGGAGTTGCTAACGAACCAATCTTGACTCTAGGAATAGAGAGATTTTTGGCATCCCTTCCTATGGAGAATCGTCCAAAATTTCTGGTCTCTTCGTTCAGTGCTGGAGTTTATTGA
- a CDS encoding ATP-grasp domain-containing protein yields the protein MMPTIVNRTGGKWAFEKLANILSKSLWLDITEDFGDINYLLCVEENNIYNVSNFIPIKSIKIAADKREIEKKFKEYYVPRPKTFLANNEKEVEVILSIYPKIQWILKYPIGCGGINHRLIENINQIPKRWPKPLLIQEFVQQQIPEVYRLYCVDGETFGFNVRRFKDKNNKIPWVSHANGATYEYGESPDKEAQKVAKIALTSTGLYNTFGAIDLLKNQNGEWYALEVGTDGIYNYVDREIENQDLFDEINERLAQAFWKNLGTPPWGKNWKYKE from the coding sequence ATGATGCCAACGATTGTCAATCGAACTGGTGGGAAGTGGGCGTTTGAAAAATTAGCTAATATTCTTTCAAAATCATTATGGCTTGATATAACAGAAGATTTTGGTGATATCAATTATCTGCTTTGCGTTGAGGAAAATAATATTTATAACGTCAGTAATTTTATTCCGATTAAGTCAATAAAAATAGCAGCAGATAAAAGAGAAATAGAAAAAAAATTTAAAGAATACTACGTACCAAGACCAAAAACGTTTTTGGCCAACAATGAAAAAGAAGTTGAAGTAATCCTATCTATTTATCCCAAAATTCAATGGATATTGAAATATCCAATAGGTTGTGGTGGGATAAATCATAGACTTATTGAAAATATAAATCAAATTCCCAAAAGATGGCCAAAGCCCTTGCTTATCCAAGAATTTGTCCAGCAACAAATCCCTGAAGTTTATAGATTATATTGTGTGGATGGTGAGACATTCGGGTTTAATGTAAGAAGGTTTAAAGATAAGAATAATAAAATTCCTTGGGTGTCTCACGCAAATGGAGCAACATATGAATATGGTGAAAGTCCTGATAAAGAAGCACAAAAAGTGGCTAAAATTGCTCTCACATCGACAGGTTTATATAATACTTTTGGTGCGATCGATCTGTTAAAAAATCAAAACGGGGAATGGTATGCTTTAGAAGTCGGTACCGATGGAATATATAATTATGTAGATAGAGAAATAGAAAATCAGGATTTATTTGATGAGATAAACGAAAGATTAGCACAAGCTTTTTGGAAAAATCTTGGAACTCCACCTTGGGGAAAAAATTGGAAATATAAAGAGTGA
- a CDS encoding metallophosphoesterase family protein has protein sequence MIWFTADTHFGHKNILEYTNRPFSSIEEMDETLIENWNSKVSSSDRVYHLGDVGLCSPNKLRKILERLNGNIYLIRGNHDKSAEACKERFEWIEDYYELTVQDSEESQGKQLIVLLHYAMRVWQASHYGTYHLYGHSHGQLPDDPTLLSFDVGVDCHNYTPINYDDVKRIMKAKNWKPPTLRGE, from the coding sequence ATGATTTGGTTTACTGCGGATACTCATTTTGGTCATAAAAATATCTTAGAGTACACTAACAGACCGTTTTCTTCTATCGAAGAGATGGATGAAACTTTGATTGAGAATTGGAACAGCAAAGTGTCTTCTAGCGATCGCGTGTATCATCTAGGGGATGTCGGACTTTGTTCTCCTAATAAACTACGGAAAATCCTTGAGCGTCTCAACGGTAATATCTATCTTATTCGTGGTAACCACGATAAATCAGCCGAAGCTTGTAAAGAGCGGTTTGAGTGGATCGAAGATTATTACGAGTTAACAGTGCAAGATTCTGAAGAATCCCAAGGCAAACAATTAATTGTTTTGTTACACTATGCTATGAGAGTTTGGCAAGCTTCTCACTATGGAACTTACCACCTTTACGGACACTCACACGGTCAACTACCAGACGACCCTACATTATTATCTTTTGATGTGGGGGTGGATTGCCACAATTATACGCCTATCAATTATGATGACGTAAAACGTATTATGAAAGCTAAGAACTGGAAACCTCCTACGTTGAGAGGAGAGTAA
- the tsaA gene encoding tRNA (N6-threonylcarbamoyladenosine(37)-N6)-methyltransferase TrmO yields MPKLPPKDYIQAVSFPDGITLHPIGVIHSPYKERHGTPRQAELQRAPSYYQPAIAQIELFPNIIPPIALKDMDGFERIWVISWLHLNKHWNPTVILPRGPRIRRGTLATRAPHRPNPIGISAPKLIKIEGLILHIQGIDLLDQTPVLDIKPYVTYCDSFPNAKCGYVNEMENAQEYEIDIFGKDRPTL; encoded by the coding sequence ATGCCTAAACTTCCGCCCAAAGACTACATTCAAGCAGTTTCTTTTCCTGATGGAATTACTTTACACCCTATAGGTGTAATTCACTCCCCTTACAAAGAGAGACACGGTACGCCACGTCAAGCCGAACTTCAACGCGCCCCATCATATTACCAGCCAGCAATAGCACAAATAGAACTTTTCCCCAATATAATACCTCCCATTGCCCTCAAAGACATGGATGGCTTTGAGCGCATTTGGGTCATCTCATGGCTGCATCTCAACAAGCATTGGAACCCTACTGTTATACTGCCACGCGGACCGCGCATCCGACGAGGGACACTAGCGACTCGCGCCCCCCATCGTCCCAACCCCATTGGAATCAGCGCTCCCAAGTTGATCAAAATAGAAGGTTTGATTTTGCATATCCAGGGAATCGATCTGCTTGACCAAACGCCCGTACTCGATATTAAGCCTTACGTCACTTACTGTGATTCTTTTCCAAATGCCAAATGCGGCTATGTCAATGAAATGGAAAATGCCCAAGAGTATGAAATAGATATCTTCGGAAAAGATAGACCAACTCTTTGA